Part of the Rhizobium sp. WYJ-E13 genome is shown below.
ATAGGTCGAGACTGGTTGTTCCATCGACAGCAGGCCGCGCTGTTCGCCAAGCGCTGCGAGCGTGACATTAAAAGTTTTGCTGACGGAACCAAGCTCGAAGATCGTGTCGCTGGTGACGGGTGCCTTCGTCTCGCGCGAGGCTTCGCCGTGAGCGTAGTAGAATTCGGAGCCGTTGATCGAAACGCCGACGGCGAGCCCCGGAATATCGTAGGCCTTGATGACAGGCTGAAAAATGCGGTCTGCGATCTCCTGGAACGCCTTGTCCGTCATGTCGGCTGCATGAAGCGGGCTCGCCGATAGGGCGAGGGCGATAAGGCAGTGTCTCATATTCACGAGCGTTTCCTTCATGTGCGCCCGGCGACATGGCCGGTGCATGGTCGATAGCCCGCCTCTTTGCCCCTCCACAAACGATAAGAACTCGCAGGAGACCCTAGATTAATTTGGGCTCAAGGGCGGCAAGAAAGAGCCGCAGTTCCCGCTCCACGTAGTCGGCGACTGCGCCCTCGGAGGAAAAGCCCCACCAGAGAAGCGATCCCTGCCATTGCGACAGCATCAACCGGGCAATGGTCTGCGCCTGTCTCTGTCTCTCGAAACGCTCGGCAAGCGCTGCCGTCAGCGCCGCGCCCCAGGCAGCGCCCCGGGCGCGCAACACCGGATCGCGGAAATCCTCGCGCAGCAGGAGCAGGCCTTCCGCGTAGGAGGCCGGATTGTCGCCATAGTCTCGGGAAAGGCCGGTCAGCAAGGCGATCGCCCCATCTGCCGTCTTCGGCATGGCTTCGGCGAGCCGCGCCGTTTCCGCATCCAGCCTGTCCCAGGCATGGAGCAGGGCGGCGCGCAGCATACCGGCCTTGGTGGCGAAACGCTGCACCAGCGTCGAGCCCGAGAGGCCGCTCGCCTTCGAGACTGCTGCAAAGGTCACTGCGTCCGGCCCCTCCGACTGGATCACATCGAGAACCTTCGAAAGCAGC
Proteins encoded:
- a CDS encoding TetR family transcriptional regulator, whose protein sequence is MPRPRTLSDEQLLSKVLDVIQSEGPDAVTFAAVSKASGLSGSTLVQRFATKAGMLRAALLHAWDRLDAETARLAEAMPKTADGAIALLTGLSRDYGDNPASYAEGLLLLREDFRDPVLRARGAAWGAALTAALAERFERQRQAQTIARLMLSQWQGSLLWWGFSSEGAVADYVERELRLFLAALEPKLI